A single window of Sporomusaceae bacterium DNA harbors:
- a CDS encoding heavy-metal-associated domain-containing protein: MCKDCGCPAHGSSQVKFFVKGVSENPREAEKSLRGLPGVYFISINNIESLTTVYYDPSRTTFSEITAKLAEHGIQAIA; this comes from the coding sequence ATGTGCAAAGATTGCGGCTGCCCCGCTCACGGCAGCTCACAGGTTAAATTCTTCGTCAAAGGCGTCAGTGAGAATCCCAGGGAAGCCGAAAAATCGCTCCGCGGCCTGCCGGGCGTTTATTTCATCAGCATCAACAACATCGAAAGCCTGACGACCGTCTACTACGACCCCAGCCGCACAACCTTCAGCGAGATAACCGCCAAGCTTGCCGAACACGGCATTCAAGCTATTGCGTGA
- a CDS encoding lactate racemase domain-containing protein, with the protein MDVIQELLRGIPLPRMVKVRQAFPAPRLTDVAGTLRRELAREEISRRVRPGMKVAVAVGSRGVADIPTLARVTVEELKRLGAEPFIVPAMGSHGGATAEGQRDVLANLGVTEESAGCPIMSSMAVVEIGRLDNGLPVYIDEYAHGADGIVVINRIKPHTAFRGANESGLVKMITIGLGKQKGAESCHAFSFKYMAEHIPAMARIVLAKMPVLFGVGSVENAYDQVAKVVAVTPEELIETDKRLLVEAKANMASLPFAQIDVLVVDRIGKDISGDGMDPNITGRYPTPYASGGPDIAKLAVLDLTDATHGNANGMGTADITTRRLVNKTNFPMTYCNGLTSTVLIPTKVPAVFECDRDAVRAAVKTCNARDLTKARLVRIQDTLHLEEIRISEALLEEAKANPRLTVVGEPVEMRFDAAGNFTE; encoded by the coding sequence TATTCAGGAATTGCTCAGAGGTATTCCGCTGCCCCGGATGGTAAAGGTCCGGCAGGCTTTTCCCGCGCCCCGTCTGACGGATGTGGCCGGTACGCTGCGCCGGGAGCTTGCCAGGGAAGAGATAAGCCGGCGGGTCCGTCCGGGGATGAAGGTGGCGGTGGCCGTGGGCAGCCGCGGTGTGGCCGATATTCCCACCCTGGCCAGGGTTACGGTCGAAGAATTGAAACGATTGGGAGCGGAGCCTTTTATCGTGCCGGCCATGGGCAGCCATGGCGGCGCGACCGCCGAAGGGCAGCGGGACGTGCTGGCCAACCTGGGAGTGACCGAGGAGAGCGCCGGATGCCCGATTATGTCGTCGATGGCGGTGGTGGAGATCGGCCGCCTGGACAACGGCTTGCCGGTTTATATCGACGAATATGCCCACGGCGCCGACGGCATCGTGGTCATCAACCGCATCAAGCCTCATACTGCGTTCCGCGGCGCCAACGAGAGCGGGCTGGTGAAGATGATTACCATCGGCCTCGGCAAGCAGAAGGGAGCCGAGTCTTGCCACGCCTTCAGCTTCAAATATATGGCCGAACATATCCCCGCCATGGCCAGGATCGTGCTGGCCAAGATGCCGGTGCTGTTCGGCGTGGGCAGCGTCGAGAACGCCTATGATCAGGTGGCCAAGGTTGTCGCGGTGACGCCGGAAGAACTGATCGAAACCGACAAAAGGCTGTTGGTCGAAGCCAAAGCCAACATGGCCAGCCTGCCGTTCGCGCAGATCGATGTGCTGGTTGTTGACAGGATCGGCAAGGATATCTCGGGTGATGGCATGGACCCGAATATAACCGGCCGCTATCCAACCCCCTACGCTTCCGGCGGGCCGGACATCGCCAAGCTGGCGGTGCTCGACCTGACTGATGCCACCCATGGCAACGCCAACGGCATGGGAACGGCCGATATCACCACCCGCCGGCTTGTCAACAAGACAAATTTCCCGATGACATACTGCAACGGCCTGACTTCGACGGTTCTCATCCCCACAAAGGTCCCGGCGGTGTTCGAGTGCGACCGCGACGCGGTTCGGGCGGCCGTAAAGACATGCAACGCCCGCGACCTGACGAAAGCCCGCCTGGTGAGGATTCAGGATACGCTGCACCTTGAGGAGATTCGTATTTCCGAGGCCCTGCTGGAGGAGGCGAAGGCCAACCCGCGGCTTACGGTGGTCGGCGAACCTGTTGAGATGCGCTTCGATGCGGCAGGGAATTTCACCGAATAG